Genomic segment of Deltaproteobacteria bacterium:
TCTACGAGGTCTTCGCCTCCCTCGGCAACGTGGCCCAGAAGGACGCCCTCAAGACCTCCGTGCTGGAGTTCGTGCAGGCGCTGGCCAAGGCCCTGCCCTGACCCGGCTCGGGGCTCCTTCGACCCGCCGCCTCCTCCCCCGGCGGCGCGCCGAGGCCCTGCGCTCGTCCCTCCTCGCCATGCTGGCGCTGCTCCCCGCGCTCGGCTGCAAGAATCGCCCGCAAGAGCTCCTCGTGCTGTCGGCGGCCAGCCTGGCCCGCGTCTTCGGCGGCCTCGAGGAGGAGCTCGAGCAGTCCCACCCGGGTCTGGACGTGCAGCTCGAGGTGGCCGGCTCGCAAACCGCGGTTCGCAAGGTGGCCGAGCTCGGCGCGCGCGTGGACGTCGTGGCCGTGGCCGACGGCCGCCTCATCGACGAGCTCCTCCGCCCGAGCCACGCCCGCTTCGCGGTGCACTTCGCGGCCAACGAGCTCGTGCTGGCTCACCTCGAGCACAGCCGGTACACCGACGAGCTCACCGCGCAGAACTGGCCCGAGGTCCTCAGCCGCTCCGACGTGCGGCTCGGCATGGTCAGCCCCGACCTCGCGCCGCTCGGCTACCGCACGCTCCTCCTCTGGCAGCTCGCGGAGCTCGAGCTCGGTCGCGCTCGTACCGGCCCGGACCTCTCTGCGCGCCTCCGGGCCCGCTGCGCCCCCGAGCACGTCGCGGCCCACGAGGCCGAGCTCCTGAAGCTCCTCCAGGCCCGGGCCATCGACTACGCCTTCGTCTACCGGAGCGCCGCCGAGGAACACAACCTGAAGTCCGTGGCGCTCCCCGGCCGCTACAACCTCGGGGTCCCCGAGGAGAGCGCGCGCTACGCCCGGGTGGCGGCCACCCTCCGCGGACCAAAAGGAACGACCGTTCGCCTTCCAGGGGCGCCGATCACCTACGCGGTCACCATCCCGCTGAACGCGCCGCACTCCGCCCTCGGCGCGCTCTTTTTGCGCGAGCTCCTCGGCCCCCGCGGGCACAAGCTCCTCGAGCGGAGCGGCTTCCGTCCGCTCTCGCCGGCGCGCGTCCGCCCGGCCGACCCCCTGCCCGAACCCCTCCGCGGCCTGGTCCGCGCCGACCCCTCGTCCGCGCCATGAGCGAGTCCCCGGCTCCACCCCCCGCTCCGGCCCGGACTCGCACCACGCTCCGCGCGCTCGCGGTGGCGCTGGCCCTCGGCCTCGCCCACCTCGGACTCGGCGCGCTCCTCGGAGGCGTCCTCTCGCCCACCACGAATGCGGTCTTCTACGCCGCCAACCTCTACGTCCTCTACGCCGCGCAGCTCGTGGCGCGACGGGGCTCCCCCGGCCGGGTGGGCCTCTTCGCCCTCGGCTACTTCGTCCTCTTCGCGCTCGTGATGGTGCTCCTCGAGCGGCAGGCCCTCTTCATCCTGCTCGCCGTCTTCTACGCGAGCGTCTTCTCGGTCCCCTACCTCCTCGGATTCTTCGCCCTCTTCGTGCTCTCCTTCGTGGTCCTGCAGCCCTACGGCACGGAGGTCTTTATCCCGGCCGCGCTCGGCTACGCGCTCCTCGTCCGCGCGCACCGCGCCGGGGCCTCGCGCTTCCTCCTCGGCTGCTTCGCTGCCGGGCTCGGCTTTCTCCTCCTCGTGCTCTTTCCCCTGGTGCACCTCGCGATCCAGGACTCTCCCCGCACCTTCGGGCAGCTCCTCGACCGCTCGGACGTGCGCTCGGCCCTCCTCGTCTCTCTCTCGAGCGCCACCGTCGCCACCTTCGTCGTGGCCCTCTTCGGCATCCCCCTCGCCTACGCCCTCGCCCGCCTCCCCTTCCGGGGGCGCCGGCTGGTCGAGACGCTCGTCGATCTACCGATCCTCGTGCCGCAGTCCGTGGTCGGCATCGCGCTCCTCTCGCTCCTCGGGCCCGGTAGTCCCGCGGGAGCCTTCCTCGAAGACCGCCTGGGTCTCGCCGTCGCCGGACGCTTCTCGGGCCTCGTCCTGGCCCAGGTCTTCGTCTCCTGCCCCTTTCTGATCAAGACGGCCTGCACGGCCTTCCACGGCGTCCCCACCGAGCTCGAGAGCGCCGCGCGCACCCTCGGCGCCTCGCCCGCCGTCACCTTCCGCCGCGTGACGCTCCCCCTGGCCTCGCGGGGCCTCCTCACCGGAGCCGCCCTCTCGTGGGCCCGCGCGGTGAGCGAGTTCGGCGCGATCGTCCTCTTCGCCAGCTCCCCCCTCACCGCCCCGGTCCTCGTGCATACTGAATTCATGAAGGCCGGGGTCAGCGAGAGCCGTCCTATCGCCACGCTCCTGCTCCTCGTCTGCCTCTGGGTCTTCGTGCTGCTCCAGTTCGGCCAGGCCGTCCTGCCCCTCGCGTTGCGGCGGGACCCCGTCTCCCGCGAGGGGTCCCCGTGATCCGCCTCGCTGCCGTCGAGCAGCGCTTCGGTTCCTTCCGCCTCTCGGTGGACCTGGAGGCGCAGACGGGGGCCTACCTCGTGATCCTCGGACCGAGCGGCTGCGGCAAGTCGCTCCTCCTCGGCACGGTCGCCGGCCTTTACGCCCCGGCCACGGGACGCATCCTGCTCGACGGGGAGGAGGTCACCGCGTGGCCTCCCGAGCGGCGCCAGGTGGGGCTGGTCTTCCAGCGCAGCTCGCTCTTTCCGCACCTCTC
This window contains:
- a CDS encoding extracellular solute-binding protein; this translates as MLALLPALGCKNRPQELLVLSAASLARVFGGLEEELEQSHPGLDVQLEVAGSQTAVRKVAELGARVDVVAVADGRLIDELLRPSHARFAVHFAANELVLAHLEHSRYTDELTAQNWPEVLSRSDVRLGMVSPDLAPLGYRTLLLWQLAELELGRARTGPDLSARLRARCAPEHVAAHEAELLKLLQARAIDYAFVYRSAAEEHNLKSVALPGRYNLGVPEESARYARVAATLRGPKGTTVRLPGAPITYAVTIPLNAPHSALGALFLRELLGPRGHKLLERSGFRPLSPARVRPADPLPEPLRGLVRADPSSAP
- a CDS encoding ABC transporter permease, with amino-acid sequence MSESPAPPPAPARTRTTLRALAVALALGLAHLGLGALLGGVLSPTTNAVFYAANLYVLYAAQLVARRGSPGRVGLFALGYFVLFALVMVLLERQALFILLAVFYASVFSVPYLLGFFALFVLSFVVLQPYGTEVFIPAALGYALLVRAHRAGASRFLLGCFAAGLGFLLLVLFPLVHLAIQDSPRTFGQLLDRSDVRSALLVSLSSATVATFVVALFGIPLAYALARLPFRGRRLVETLVDLPILVPQSVVGIALLSLLGPGSPAGAFLEDRLGLAVAGRFSGLVLAQVFVSCPFLIKTACTAFHGVPTELESAARTLGASPAVTFRRVTLPLASRGLLTGAALSWARAVSEFGAIVLFASSPLTAPVLVHTEFMKAGVSESRPIATLLLLVCLWVFVLLQFGQAVLPLALRRDPVSREGSP